One Rosa chinensis cultivar Old Blush chromosome 3, RchiOBHm-V2, whole genome shotgun sequence DNA window includes the following coding sequences:
- the LOC112192591 gene encoding uncharacterized protein LOC112192591 — MDLKLKKLQVLHGSVARRVFYRSFFIAVAMSVIPLVHILSGSYMKMFNFVNTIDCASGMGRDNVNLDPGKFIFQTRFLNPIWGTFDLAQCKQDVNLTVSVVRELMGEQLLNGDKALCVGEGSASAVMALQDLGFPDARGVYEHRFFSLKRKQFVYEIYYEDKSFDFVFCRDLDKVSVPALLVLEIERVLSPGGIGAMLVGSSGLAPNSLIRSATPISSLLKSSSVVHVNYISNFTLVVFRKSYENVGLFEQYRLPADCQSLTNNRPLIEKMEPLVKEKPVEDRKMATYLPNFIDVSSKKRLVYIDIGAAEHLKSNVTDWFLPSYPITHRAFHVYFVDHNTSVLLSYVKKPGITFVYHPGLAGIKDKDNVNIEADAEPYVADEGFDFLVWFKETVQHAEFVVLKMNAGSVELKFLRDLFESGAICFVDELFLHCSGHIDGEGPMPVDCMDIFKSLRSSGVYVHQWWGEDNPVDVM; from the coding sequence ATGGATTTGAAGCTCAAGAAACTCCAGGTCCTTCACGGATCTGTGGCCCGGCGCGTGTTTTACCGCTCGTTCTTTATCGCCGTGGCTATGTCTGTAATTCCCCTGGTTCACATTCTGTCCGGTTCTTACATGAAAATGTTCAACTTTGTGAACACTATTGACTGTGCCTCCGGAATGGGCCGTGACAATGTCAACTTGGACCCGGGCAAGTTCATCTTTCAGACCCGGTTTCTGAATCCCATTTGGGGTACTTTCGATTTGGCGCAGTGCAAGCAAGATGTGAACTTGACTGTCAGTGTGGTCAGAGAGCTAATGGGCGAGCAGCTTTTGAACGGTGATAAGGCTCTCTGTGTCGGTGAAGGATCGGCCTCGGCCGTGATGGCGTTGCAAGATTTGGGGTTTCCCGATGCTCGTGGTGTTTATGAACACCGATTCTTCTCCCTCAAGCGCAAACAGTTTGTGTATGAGATTTACTATGAGGACAAGTCTTTCGATTTCGTGTTCTGCAGGGATCTAGACAAGGTTTCAGTCCCTGCTCTGCTTGTGCTCGAGATTGAGCGCGTTCTTAGCCCAGGTGGAATTGGGGCTATGCTTGTTGGTAGCAGTGGTTTGGCTCCGAATAGCCTGATTAGGTCTGCTACCCCAATTTCTTCATTGCTGAAGAGCTCCAGTGTCGTGCATGTTAATTATATCAGCAATTTCACACTGGTTGTGTTCAGGAAGAGTTACGAAAATGTTGGTCTATTTGAGCAGTATCGCCTTCCGGCTGACTGCCAATCCCTCACAAACAATAGACCTTTGATCGAGAAAATGGAGCCTCTTGTGAAGGAAAAGCCAGTGGAGGACAGGAAGATGGCTACTTATCTGCCTAATTTTATTGATGTTTCCTCAAAGAAGCGGTTGGTCTATATCGATATTGGGGCAGCAGAGCACCTGAAATCAAATGTCACAGACTGGTTCCTGCCTTCTTATCCGATTACACACAGAGCTTTCCATGTCTATTTTGTTGACCACAACACTTCTGTGCTATTGTCTTATGTCAAAAAGCCAGGAATCACCTTCGTTTATCATCCAGGGCTGGCTGGAATTAAGGACAAGGACAATGTTAACATCGAAGCAGATGCAGAGCCCTATGTCGCAGATGAAGggtttgattttcttgtttggtTTAAAGAAACAGTGCAGCATGCCGAGTTTGTGGTGCTGAAGATGAATGCAGGCAGTGTAGAATTGAAGTTCCTGAGGGATCTGTTTGAGAGTGGAGCCATATGCTTTGTCGACGAGCTGTTTCTTCACTGCTCTGGCcacatagacggggaaggtccAATGCCGGTAGACTGCATGGACATCTTCAAGAGCCTCCGCAGCAGTGGTGTGTATGTGCATCAGTGGTGGGGAGAAGACAACCCCGTCGATGTTATGTGA